The genomic stretch GGTCGTGCGCGACATCGCCACCGCCACCCTGCGCCGCCGTGACGCGCCCGGCGCTCCGGTCGCCGAGAAGGTGCGCTTCCGCGGCACCGCCGTCGACCCGTCGCGGGACGACGTCTGCCTCATCACGGGTGCGTCCGGGTTCATCGGCGGGCACCTGGCTCAGCGGCTCGTGCAGGAGGGCCACCAGGTCCGCTGCCTCGTGCGCGAGAGCAGCGACACGTCGCTGCTCGAGGAGCTCGGCGTCGAGATCGCGGTCGGCGACCTGACGAACGCGCGCTCGGTGGCCGGTGCCGCGGAGGGCTGCCGCTACGTGCTGCACTGCGGCGCCCAGGTCTCCGACTGGGCCACCGTCGACGAGATCGTCCGGGTCAACGTCGAGGGCACGCGGAACGTGCTCGAGGCCTCCGTCGACGCCTCCGTGCAGCGCTTCGTGCACTTCAGCACCACGGACGTCTACGGCTATCCCGGCTGCGCCGCGGTCGACGAGACGTTCGCCCCGACGCGCTTTCGCAACTGGTACTCGCAGACGAAGCTGGCGGCCGAGGCCGAGGTCCGGCGCGTCGACGACACCGGGGCGATCGACGCCGTCATCCTGCGCCCCGCGACGGTCTACGGACCGCGCTCGACGGACGTCGTCGGCGAGATCGCGCGGGCGATCCGCGGCGGCAACATGGTGCTCGTCGGCGGCGGTCGCGCCGTGGCCGGCCTCTGCTACGTCGAGAACCTCATGGATGCCGCGGTCCTCGCGCTCCGGGAGACCGCCGCGAGCGGCCACGCCTTCAACGTCAGCGACGGCCTCGACGTCACGTGGCGGGAGTTCACCGAGGGCCTGGCCAGCGGGCTCGGCTGCTCGCGCGTCCGGTGGAGCGTCCCGTACTGGCTGGCCAGCGGCATCGGCTACTCGTTCGAGCACGGCTACCGGTTCCTGCGCACGACGACGCGGCTGCGCACGACGCCGCTGCTGTCGCGCCAGGCCGTGCACGTGATGGGCATCGACCAGGACTTCAGCAACCGCAAGGCGCGGGAGGTGCTCGGCTGGCAGCCCCGGGTCGACTATCCGGGCGGCCTCGAGGCGACCGTCGCCTGGCTTCGCGCCGGCGACTGAGGGGATCGCGCAGGCGGCCGGCCTTGCAACGCGTCGCGGAGAGGAAGAACATCAGGCCAACCAGCGACGACGGGAGGCCACAAAATGGCCGGTGTGCAGTCACGGGACTTCGGCTCGCCTGACGAGACGCGGACCCCGGACAAGACGCGGGTGGACCTGGTGCGCATGGGCGGTACGACCGTCGGCCGGTTCACGTTCGAGCCGGGATGGCGGTGGTCGGAGTGCATCAAGCCCGTCGCCGGCACGGACAGCTGCAACGCGCGGCACGTCGGCATCGTCCACTCCGGCCGGTTGGGCGTGAGGCATGACGACGGAACCGAGCTCGACCTCAATGCGGGCGACGCGTACGTCATCGAGCCGGGCCATGACGCCTGGGTCATCGGTGACGAGCGCTTCGTCGCGTTCGAGTTCGAGTCGCGCGCGGCCGAGGAGTACGCCAAGGGCTGATCGGCCCGGCTCGGTCGCATCGGCGCCCCGCCGCGCGACCCACGCCGCCATGTCGCAATAGGGTCCCGCGGATGCCTGATCGAACGGTCGCGGAGGCTCGTGTCGGATGAGCGCTGCGCCGACCCTCGACGTCAGCGTGATGTTCCACCCCGACCGCGCGATCGGTGAGACCGCCGAGCTGGCCGCCGAGGTCGAGCGCCTGGGGTTGGCGGGCGTGTGGCTCGGCGACTCGCAGAGCATCTTCCGCGACGTGTTCACGGCGCTCACGCTCGTCGCGGAGCGCACCTCGCGCATCGCGCTCGGCGTCGGCGTCACGAACACGGTGTCGAGGCATCCGGCGGTGATCGCGGGCGCGATCGGATCGGTCGCCGAGCACGCCGCCGGGCGCACCGTCCTGCTCGGCATCGGGACGGGCGAGACCGCCGTCGAGTCGCTGGGGCGCAAGCCGGCCACGATCGCGCGCATGGAGGAGGTGGCGCGGGCGGTACGGGGGCTGAACGCGGGGGAGACGGTGACCTACGAGGGCGCCGAGATCACCCAGGACTGGCCGGCCCCGCGCGTGCCGATCGTCTTCGCGTCGACCGGGCCCCGATCGCTGCGCGCCGCGGGACGCACCGCCGACGGCGTGTACCTCAAGCTCGGGGTCGACCCCGACGTCCTGCGCTACGCCGTGTCGAACCTCGCCGCCGGCCGGGCCGAAGGGGGGCGGACCCTCGACGGCTTCCGCGTGGCCGCGATGGTGCCGGTGGCCGTCGACGACGATCCGGCGGTCGCGCGCGACGAGGTCCGCGGGTTCGCCGCGGCGATCGCGCGCGCCGCGGCCCGGGCGATCCCGCCCGAGGACCTGCCGCAGGAGATCGCGGCGACGATCGCCGAGCTCGAGCGCGTCTCCTCGGTGGCGCGCGGGCGCCAGAGCTACGTGCAGTGGCTGCACAGCCCGGAGTACGCGCGGATGATCCCCGACGCGATCGTCGACCGGTTCGCGATCGCCGGGACGGCGGCTCAGGTCGCCGGCCGGATCGCGGGCCTGGGCGCCGCGGGGGTCACCGAGGTGATCGCCCCGCTCGCGATGCCCGATCCCCGGCCGGCGCTGGGGAGGATCGGGGCCGGGGTCATGCCGCTGCTCGCGGCGACGCATCCGGGCGGCCGCCGAGCCTGACCTTCGCCGGGCCGGCCGGCGTCATCGCGAGCTCGACGTGCTGAATCCGCCGGCGAGTGCGCGGTAGCCGGCGTCGATCGTGGCGGCGAGGTCGCGTGATGGGTCGTCGACCCAGACGACGAAGGCGGCCATGGAGGTGCCGAGGGCGGCGTGGGCGATCGTCTGGGGGAGGTGGTCGTCGGGGTGCTGGGCGAGGCGGTGGGCGGCGAAGTCGGCGATGACGCGTCGCCATGCTTCGTATCGGAGCATGGAGTGGGCTTGGAGGGCGGAGACGGTCGTGATCAGCGTCATACGGATGCGCAGGTCGGGGAGCTGGTCGTCGGGGTAGGTGTTGGATGCGACGACCGCGTGGCGCAGCGTGGTCATGAGCGGCTCGTCGGTGGGTCGGGCGGCGAGCTCGGCGCGGAGCCGTTCGCAGACGAGCTCGAAGTCGCCCCAGACGGTGTCGTTCTTGGAGGAGAAGTAGCGAAACAGGGTGCGGCGGCCGACGCCGACGGCGCGGGCGATGTCGTCGATCGTCGTCTCGTCGAAGCCTTGGCGGGCGAAGAGGTCCAGGGCGATGCGGGCGACCTCCTCACGGGTGGTGCTCGCGGGGCGGCCTCGGGTGGGGTTGATTTGTGGCACGGGGTGCGGTAATTATTCCGGGACTGCCGACACAAGCGACGAGCAGGAGAGGTTCGCATGGATCAGGTTGTGGTGGACGAGCGTCCCGTCGAGCAGATGGAGGAGGCGGCCTCGGTCGAGCAGGCCGAGCCGGTCCTCGTCGAGGACGATCTGTTGATCGAGGACGTGTCGATCGACGGCATGTGCGGCGTGTACTGATCATGGTCGCGTTCGACGCCGAGCGGCCGTGGCGTCTGGGACGGCAGGTGGCGCTGCGGCCGGAGCCGTTCGGCGCCCTCGCATATCACTTCGGGACGCGGCGGCTGTCGTTCCTCAAGAGCCCGGCGCTGGTCGGGCTGGTGGAGTCGCTCGAGCGCCACGACAGCGCTCGGGAGGCCGTGGCCGCGGCCGGGGTATCCGATTGCGAGGTGCCGGTCTACGAGAAGGCGCTGGCCCGGCTGGCGGACACGGGGATGATCGAGCGGAGGGGGGCGGCGGCATGAGCGCGACGATCGCGCCGAAGCGGCTGGTCGAGCATTTCGAGGCCGGGCTCGATGCGCCGATCTGCCTGACGTGGGAGCTGACGTACGCGTGCAACCTGGCCTGTGTGCACTGCCTGTCGAGCTCGGGGCGCCGCGATCCGCGCGAGCTGTCGACCGCGGAGTGCAAGCGGGTGATCGACGAGCTCGAGCGGATGCAGGTCTTCTACGTGAACATCGGCGGCGGGGAGCCGACGGTGCGCCGGGACTTCTGGGAGCTCGTCGACTACGCCACCGCCCATCAGGTCGGCGTGAAGTTCTCGACGAACGGCAGCCGGATCACGCCGGAGCGAGCGGCGTGGCTGGCGGCGAGCGACTACGTCGACGTGCAGATCTCGCTGGACGGCGCGACGGCGGAGGTCAACGACCGGGTGCGTGGCCCGGGGTCGTATGCGATGGCGTTGGGGGCGATGGAGCACCTGGCGACCGCGGGCATGCGCGACTTCAAGCTGTCGGTCGTCGTCACGCGTGAGAACGCGGGGCAGCTCGACGCGTTCAAGGCGATCGCGGACCGTTACGGCGCGCAGCTGCGGCTGACGCGGCTGCGGCCGTCGGGGCGCGGCGCGGACGTCTGGGACGAGCTGCACCCGACGGCGCAGCAGCAGCGCACCGTCTACGACTGGCTGCTCGAGCACGGCGAGCAGGTGCTCACGGGCGACTCGTTCTTCCATCTGTCGGCGTACGGGCAGTCGCTGCCGGGGCTGAACCTGTGCGGCGCGGGCCGGGTCGTGTGTCTGATCGATCCGGTCGGCGACGTGTACGCGTGCCCGTTCGCGATCCACGAGGAGTTCCTGGCCGGCAACGTGCGCGAGCCGCGCGGGTTCGCCGGGGTGTGGCGGGACTCGGAGCTGTTTGCCGAGCTGCGGCGGCCGCAGTCGGCGGGTGCGTGCGGCAGCTGCGGGTTCTACGACGCGTGCCGCGGCGGCTGCATGGCGGCGAAGTTCTTCACGGGGCTGCCGCTGGCCGGGCCGGATCCGGAGTGCGTGCTCGGCCACGGCGAGCGGGCGCTGGCCGCGCGGGGCGATGCCCCCGCGCCGAAGCCGTCGGTCGACCACTCCCGTCGCCGGCCGCCGAAGCGCGATTGCGACGAGGATCCGCTCGCGGACTTCTGGCGCACGGTCGAGGCCCCGGTGCCCGTCTGATGGCGAGCACGAAGGAGTGGTTCGAGTCGGTCGCCGAGGCCCAGCGCCGGGCGAAGCGGCGCCTGCCGAAGTCGGTCTACGGGGCCTTGGTGGCGGGGGCCGAGCGCGGCGGCACGTTGGACGACAACGTGCGGGCGTTCGGCGAGCTGGGGCTGATCCCGCGGATCGCGACGGGGCTCGGCGGCGGCCGGGAGCTGGCGACGACCGTGCTCGGTCAGGAGGTGTCGCTGCCGGTGGTCGTGTCGCCGGCCGGGGTGCAGGCGGTGCATCCCGAGGGCGAGGTCGCGGTCGCGCGTGCGGCGGCGGCGTCGGGCACCGCGATGGGGCTGAGCTCGTTCGCGAGCAAGCCGATCGAGGAGGTCGCGGCAGCGAACCCGAAGGTGTTCTTCCAGACGTACTGGATGGGCACCCGCGAGCGCATGGTGCACGTGATGGACCGGGCGCGCACGGCGGGGGCGCAGGGGCTGATCGTCACGCTCGACTGGACGTTCGCGCACCGCCGCGACTGGGGCAGCCCGGCGATCCCCGAGCGCCTGGACCTCAAGACGATGGCGCGGCTGGCGCCCGAGGTGCTCTTGCGGCCGCGGTGGCTGGCGGATTGGGCGCGGGGCGGCGGGGCGCCGGATCTCGCGGTGCCGAACGTCGCCGGACCGGGCGAGCCGCCGCCGTCGTTCTTCGGCGCCTACGGCGAGTGGATGATGACCCCGCCCGCGACGTGGCCCGACATCGCCTGGATGCGTGAGGCGTGGGGCGGTCCGTTCCTCGTCAAGGGCATCATGCACCCGGACGACGCGCGACGGGCGGTCGAGATCGGCGCCGACGCGATCTCGGTGTCCAACCACGGCGGCAACAACGTCGACTCCACACCGGCGTCGATCCGGGCGCTGCCCGGCATCGTGGATGCGGTCGGCGATCACGTCGAGGTGCTGCTCGACGGCGGCATCCGGCGCGGCAGCGACGTCGTCAAGGCACTCGCGCTCGGCGCCCGGGCGGTGTTGATCGGCCGCGCGTACCTCTGGGGGATGGCGGCCAACGGTGAAGCGGGCGTGCACAACGTCCTGGAGATCCTGCGCGCCGGGATCGACGAGACCCTGGTCGGGCTCGGCCGGGCGTCGATCCACGACCTGACGCCGCGGGACGTCCTGATGGCGCCGGGCTTCGCGATCCACGACGGCGCGGGAGCATCGTCGCCGGCATGAGCGCGGCGCTGGCGGACGCGACCTGGACGCAGCTCGAGGGCGGGGCGCGGCCCCGCGTTCTCGCGGTGCCGGTCGGCTCCACCGAGCAGCACGGACCGCATCTGCCGCTGTCGACCGACACGGACATCGCGGTGGCGATCGCGGGCGAGGTGGCCCGGATGCGTTCGCAGGTGGTGGTGGCGCCGGCGGTCGCGTACGGCTCCAGCGGAGAGCACGCCGGCTTCCCCGGCACGCTGTCGATCGGCCGGGCGGCCACCGAGCTGCTGCTCGTCGAGCTCGGCCGCTCCGCGAGCGCGACGTTCCCGCGGATCGTGTTCATCTCCGCGCACGGCGGCAACCGCGAACCGGTCGTGCGCGCACAGCGGCGGCTGCTCGCGGAGGACCGCGACGTGCTCGCGTTCTTTCCCGCCTGGCGCGGCGACGCCCATGCTGGGCGCACGGAGACGTCGCTCATGCTGGCGGTCGCGCCGGAGCGCGTCCGGATGGACCGGGCGCGGGCCGGGGAGACGGCGCCGATCGGCACCTTGATGGCGAAGCTCGTCGCCGCCGGGGTGCGCCCGGTGAGCGGCAACGGCGTCCTCGGCGATCCCACCGGCGCGACGGCGCAGGAGGGGCGGGCCCTGCTCGCGGAGGCCGGCGCGGCGCTGGCGCGAATGGTCGACGACCGGCCGGTGGACGCGGCGTGACGGGCGTCGCGATCGTCACCGGCGCGGCCCGCGGGATCGGCGCGGCCACGGTGCGGCGCCTGGCGGCGGACGGCTGGCAGGTGATCGCCGTCGACCTGTGCGCGGACGACCCGCGGCTGCCGTACCCGCTCGGCACGGAGGCGGAGCTGGAGCGGGCGGTGGCCGACGCCGATGCGGCCGGCCCCGGCGCGGCCATCGGCCGCATCGCAGATGCCGGAGACGCCGAGGCCATGGCGCGCATCGTC from Capillimicrobium parvum encodes the following:
- a CDS encoding LLM class flavin-dependent oxidoreductase, whose amino-acid sequence is MSAAPTLDVSVMFHPDRAIGETAELAAEVERLGLAGVWLGDSQSIFRDVFTALTLVAERTSRIALGVGVTNTVSRHPAVIAGAIGSVAEHAAGRTVLLGIGTGETAVESLGRKPATIARMEEVARAVRGLNAGETVTYEGAEITQDWPAPRVPIVFASTGPRSLRAAGRTADGVYLKLGVDPDVLRYAVSNLAAGRAEGGRTLDGFRVAAMVPVAVDDDPAVARDEVRGFAAAIARAAARAIPPEDLPQEIAATIAELERVSSVARGRQSYVQWLHSPEYARMIPDAIVDRFAIAGTAAQVAGRIAGLGAAGVTEVIAPLAMPDPRPALGRIGAGVMPLLAATHPGGRRA
- the mftD gene encoding pre-mycofactocin synthase MftD (MftD, an enzyme found in the mycofactocin biosynthesis locus, performs an oxidative deamination of 3-amino-5-[(p-hydroxyphenyl)methyl]-4,4-dimethyl-2-pyrrolidinone (AHDP). The resulting compound, now called pre-mycofactocin (PMFT), is a biologically active redox cofactor that can oxidize the non-exchangeable NADH of TIGR03971 family SDR-type oxidoreductases.), producing MASTKEWFESVAEAQRRAKRRLPKSVYGALVAGAERGGTLDDNVRAFGELGLIPRIATGLGGGRELATTVLGQEVSLPVVVSPAGVQAVHPEGEVAVARAAAASGTAMGLSSFASKPIEEVAAANPKVFFQTYWMGTRERMVHVMDRARTAGAQGLIVTLDWTFAHRRDWGSPAIPERLDLKTMARLAPEVLLRPRWLADWARGGGAPDLAVPNVAGPGEPPPSFFGAYGEWMMTPPATWPDIAWMREAWGGPFLVKGIMHPDDARRAVEIGADAISVSNHGGNNVDSTPASIRALPGIVDAVGDHVEVLLDGGIRRGSDVVKALALGARAVLIGRAYLWGMAANGEAGVHNVLEILRAGIDETLVGLGRASIHDLTPRDVLMAPGFAIHDGAGASSPA
- the mftE gene encoding mycofactocin biosynthesis peptidyl-dipeptidase MftE, with translation MSAALADATWTQLEGGARPRVLAVPVGSTEQHGPHLPLSTDTDIAVAIAGEVARMRSQVVVAPAVAYGSSGEHAGFPGTLSIGRAATELLLVELGRSASATFPRIVFISAHGGNREPVVRAQRRLLAEDRDVLAFFPAWRGDAHAGRTETSLMLAVAPERVRMDRARAGETAPIGTLMAKLVAAGVRPVSGNGVLGDPTGATAQEGRALLAEAGAALARMVDDRPVDAA
- the mftB gene encoding mycofactocin biosynthesis chaperone MftB (MftB, a small protein, is a peptide chaperone that assists the radical SAM enzyme MftC in performing two modifications to the C-terminal Val-Tyr dipeptide of the mycofactocin precursor peptide, MftA. MftB's role is analogous to the role of PqqD in the biosynthesis of PQQ, a cofactor that derives entirely from a Tyr and a Glu in the precursor PqqA.), with protein sequence MVAFDAERPWRLGRQVALRPEPFGALAYHFGTRRLSFLKSPALVGLVESLERHDSAREAVAAAGVSDCEVPVYEKALARLADTGMIERRGAAA
- the mftR gene encoding mycofactocin system transcriptional regulator (MftR, the mycofactocin system transcriptional regulator, is an uncharacterized TetR family DNA-binding transcription factor. Its role is inferred by context. It occurs as part of the biosynthesis locus for mycofactocin, a partially characterized electron carrier derived from the terminal Val-Tyr dipeptide of the precursor peptide MftA, through a radical SAM enzyme-mediated process.); translation: MPQINPTRGRPASTTREEVARIALDLFARQGFDETTIDDIARAVGVGRRTLFRYFSSKNDTVWGDFELVCERLRAELAARPTDEPLMTTLRHAVVASNTYPDDQLPDLRIRMTLITTVSALQAHSMLRYEAWRRVIADFAAHRLAQHPDDHLPQTIAHAALGTSMAAFVVWVDDPSRDLAATIDAGYRALAGGFSTSSSR
- a CDS encoding cupin domain-containing protein; this translates as MAGVQSRDFGSPDETRTPDKTRVDLVRMGGTTVGRFTFEPGWRWSECIKPVAGTDSCNARHVGIVHSGRLGVRHDDGTELDLNAGDAYVIEPGHDAWVIGDERFVAFEFESRAAEEYAKG
- the mftC gene encoding mycofactocin radical SAM maturase (MftC is a radical SAM/SPASM enzyme that catalyzes the first two steps in biosynthesis of the electron carrier mycofactocin from the terminal Val-Tyr dipeptide of the precursor peptide MftA.), with product MSATIAPKRLVEHFEAGLDAPICLTWELTYACNLACVHCLSSSGRRDPRELSTAECKRVIDELERMQVFYVNIGGGEPTVRRDFWELVDYATAHQVGVKFSTNGSRITPERAAWLAASDYVDVQISLDGATAEVNDRVRGPGSYAMALGAMEHLATAGMRDFKLSVVVTRENAGQLDAFKAIADRYGAQLRLTRLRPSGRGADVWDELHPTAQQQRTVYDWLLEHGEQVLTGDSFFHLSAYGQSLPGLNLCGAGRVVCLIDPVGDVYACPFAIHEEFLAGNVREPRGFAGVWRDSELFAELRRPQSAGACGSCGFYDACRGGCMAAKFFTGLPLAGPDPECVLGHGERALAARGDAPAPKPSVDHSRRRPPKRDCDEDPLADFWRTVEAPVPV
- the mftA gene encoding mycofactocin precursor MftA (Mycofactocin is a small molecule electron carrier derived from the final two amino acids, Val-Tyr, of MftA, the mycofactocin precursor. It plays a role in redox homeostasis and the metabolism of alcohols and aldehydes in Actinobacteria, including Mycobacterium tuberculosis.) → MDQVVVDERPVEQMEEAASVEQAEPVLVEDDLLIEDVSIDGMCGVY